TCGCGGCGCAAAGGTGAGGGCCGTGGGACGCCCCACGTACTCGCGCAGCAGGCCGTCGAGCTCGGCCTGGAACGCGGCATCGTGACGCACCGTCTCGAAGGCCGCTTCCAGAGTATCGAGCGCGGGTATGAGCGTCTCGGGAACGTACCGACCGCCGTACGGTCCGAAGCGGTCCGTCGGAGGAATCCCTGCACTGCCGACCATCGTCATCGCGACGTCTCCGCGGCGCGATGCGCCGCCTGCACAAACTGTTGGACGCGCTCCGGATCCTTCACACCGGGCGCGCTCTCCACGCCGGAAGATACGTCCACGACCTGCGGCGCAAGCAAACGCACCGCTTCGGCCACGTTCTCCGGTCGGAGTCCGCCGGCCAATACCAGCCGGAGCGCTGGGAGTTCCGTTCGGAGCGCTGCCACCGACCTGGCCAGCCCGGACCAGTCGAGTGCTACGCCGGTACCTCCGAGCTGTCCCTCGACGAAGGCGTCGAGTACCAGCGTCCCGCTCACACCCGCCCACATCACCGCATCCACCGGAAGAGTGGCGCCCGTGATCCGCAGCACGGGCCAGACCTCGCAGCCTGCGGCACGGGCAATGCGCACCGCCTCGTCGGGGGTCCGCCAGCCGTGCAGCTGCACCGCGTCCAGTGCGAGCTCGCGGGCGAGGACGATCACCTCCTCGGCGGACTGATCACCCACGACGGCCACACGTCGCACGCCGTGACGCGGCGCGCCCAGCACCTGACGCGCGTCGGGGACAGCGAGGTGGCGTGGCCCCCCGGCAAGGATGGCCCCCAGGAACAACGCACCGGATCGCTCGGCATGCCGTGCGTCTTCCGCCCTGGTCAGACCACAAATCTTGACGTCGGCCATGGTTCAGTGACCGCCCGATCCCAGCGCACGGCGCGCCTCGTCGGCATCACGGGAGCTGAGGGGGCGCGCTACGCCGGCGAGGGCACGCACCTCGGCTGCCGGGTCGGCCGCTGCCGAGATCGCGCTGCCCACAAGCACGGCATCGGCGCCCGCGGCCGCCGCGGGGGCAAGGTCGACCGGGGTGCGCATGCCGCTCTCCGCCACGGCGATGCACTCCGCCGGGATGCATGGAACCAGTGCGGGGGCTGTTGCGGGGTCGATGACGAGCGTCTCCAGGTCACGGTTGTTCACCCCGATCACCGTGGCCCCGGCGGCCAGCGCACGATCGAGCTCCCCCAGGGTGCGGACCTCGACCAGCGTGGCGAGCCCCGCTTCGGCAGCGGCGTCCATGAGGCGCGGCAACTCGTCGGGGGAGAGCGACCGCACGATGAGTAGCGCCGCCGACGCGCCCGCGGCGCGTGCCTCCCAGAGCTGCACCGGGTGCACGAGAAAATCCTTCCGGATTACCGGCACACGAACCGCATGACACACGTTGCGGAGATCCGCGAGGTCACCG
This genomic stretch from Gemmatimonas sp. harbors:
- a CDS encoding phosphoribosylanthranilate isomerase, producing MADVKICGLTRAEDARHAERSGALFLGAILAGGPRHLAVPDARQVLGAPRHGVRRVAVVGDQSAEEVIVLARELALDAVQLHGWRTPDEAVRIARAAGCEVWPVLRITGATLPVDAVMWAGVSGTLVLDAFVEGQLGGTGVALDWSGLARSVAALRTELPALRLVLAGGLRPENVAEAVRLLAPQVVDVSSGVESAPGVKDPERVQQFVQAAHRAAETSR
- a CDS encoding indole-3-glycerol phosphate synthase TrpC, with the translated sequence MQAFFSSAPWSFPSGTLGALTREAHERAGAVAGTLAELRTRVHDQPPARPFAAPLRGPCLRVIAEVKRASPSKGAIAPGLDASMQAAAYVAGGAAAISVLTEPTRFGGDLADLRNVCHAVRVPVIRKDFLVHPVQLWEARAAGASAALLIVRSLSPDELPRLMDAAAEAGLATLVEVRTLGELDRALAAGATVIGVNNRDLETLVIDPATAPALVPCIPAECIAVAESGMRTPVDLAPAAAAGADAVLVGSAISAAADPAAEVRALAGVARPLSSRDADEARRALGSGGH